In Alphaproteobacteria bacterium, the following proteins share a genomic window:
- a CDS encoding N-acetyltransferase, whose product MAAADAEAVLAIYAEGIATGHATFEAEAPTWERFDAGRHKAPRLVAEAGGRVVGWAAFSPVSSRPVYKGVADHSVYVAASARGQGVGQLLLATFLEEAAAAGFWMVESRIFPENRASLALHLACGFRVVGRRKRMGRMPYGPMAGQWRDCVLVEWRSADDPED is encoded by the coding sequence ATGGCTGCCGCCGATGCCGAGGCCGTGCTCGCCATCTATGCCGAGGGCATCGCCACCGGCCACGCCACCTTCGAGGCGGAGGCGCCGACCTGGGAGCGCTTCGACGCCGGCCGCCACAAGGCGCCGCGGCTGGTGGCGGAGGCGGGCGGCCGGGTGGTGGGCTGGGCCGCGTTCTCGCCGGTGTCGTCGCGGCCGGTCTACAAGGGGGTGGCCGATCACTCGGTGTATGTCGCCGCATCGGCGCGCGGGCAGGGGGTCGGGCAGCTTCTGCTCGCCACCTTCCTGGAGGAGGCGGCCGCGGCGGGCTTCTGGATGGTCGAAAGCCGCATTTTCCCGGAGAACCGCGCGAGTCTGGCGCTGCACCTCGCCTGCGGTTTCCGCGTCGTCGGCCGGCGCAAGCGCATGGGCCGGATGCCCTACGGCCCGATGGCCGGCCAGTGGCGCGACTGCGTGCTGGTGGAATGGCGCAGCGCCGATGATCCGGAGGATTAG
- a CDS encoding tyrosine recombinase XerC, which produces MARSSRTRPGDSALTPYAPDLAQAVADWLAWMTDERRLAPRYAAGMADILAGFARFVGRHRGESLTLATLAALPLADLRAWQAARHAEGLSAATRARGVTALRSFDRFLRRRGADGIGGLAGLRPPKVVRPAPRPLEVQDASALLDLAEEHAEAWVGLRDRALFTLLYGCGLRIGEGLGLNRGAFPFGDSVRVLGKGAKERLVPVLPVVGEAVAAYLAACPFGLAARDPLFVGVRGKRLNQGIAQKRMRELRLLLNLDERATPHALRHSFATHLLGAGGDLRTIQELLGHASLGTTQRYTEVDQVRLLDVYRKAHPRA; this is translated from the coding sequence ATGGCTCGATCTTCCCGAACCCGGCCCGGCGATTCCGCTCTGACGCCCTATGCGCCCGATTTGGCGCAGGCGGTGGCGGACTGGCTCGCCTGGATGACGGACGAGCGACGGCTTGCGCCGCGCTATGCCGCCGGCATGGCCGACATCCTGGCCGGCTTCGCCCGCTTCGTCGGCCGGCACCGGGGCGAATCCCTGACCCTTGCCACCCTGGCGGCCTTGCCGCTCGCCGACCTGCGCGCCTGGCAGGCGGCGCGCCATGCCGAGGGCCTGTCGGCGGCGACCCGTGCCCGCGGCGTCACGGCGCTGCGCAGTTTCGACCGCTTTCTGCGCCGCCGCGGCGCCGACGGTATCGGTGGGCTGGCGGGGTTGCGGCCGCCCAAGGTGGTGCGCCCGGCGCCCCGGCCCCTGGAAGTCCAGGACGCCAGCGCCCTGCTCGATCTGGCGGAGGAGCATGCGGAAGCCTGGGTCGGCCTGCGCGACCGGGCGTTGTTCACGCTGCTCTATGGCTGCGGCCTGCGCATCGGCGAGGGGCTGGGCCTGAACCGCGGCGCTTTCCCCTTCGGCGACAGCGTGCGCGTGCTCGGCAAGGGCGCGAAGGAGCGGCTGGTGCCGGTGCTGCCGGTGGTGGGAGAGGCGGTGGCCGCCTATCTGGCGGCCTGCCCGTTCGGTCTTGCCGCCCGCGACCCGTTGTTTGTCGGCGTGCGCGGCAAGCGGTTGAACCAGGGCATCGCCCAGAAGCGCATGCGCGAATTGCGTTTGCTGCTGAACCTCGACGAACGGGCGACGCCGCACGCGCTGCGCCACAGCTTCGCCACCCATCTGCTGGGCGCCGGCGGCGACCTGCGCACCATCCAGGAATTGCTGGGCCATGCCTCGCTCGGCACCACCCAGCGCTATACCGAGGTCGATCAGGTGCGCCTGCTCGACGTCTATCGAAAGGCCCACCCCCGTGCCTGA
- a CDS encoding Zn-dependent hydrolase: protein MATADNLRINPERLWDTHMDMARVGPGIAGGNNRQTLTDADAEGRNLFRQWCEAAGLTVTVDKIGNMFARRPGRNDALPPVLMGSHLDTQPTGGRFDGVFGVLAGLEVIRTLNDLGIETEAPLEVVNWTNEEGGRFPPPMVGSAVFAGQMGLEQALDLRDLEGARFGDELVRIGFQGETPMGGRKIGAYFECHIEQGPILEAEDKSVGIVTGVQAMRWYEVTVTGRESHAGTTPPANRRDALTTAAHIVLALDGIMQKRGVDGRCTIGVMEVKPGSPNVIPGEVFFTVDIRNPTVPELDRMDREFRDAVAALTRDGAMAVDVTETWFSPPVHFDAGCVAAVRHGAAAAGHAAREIMSGAGHDAVHVSKIAPAAMIFVPCKDGISHNEAEYSAPEHLAAGCDVLLRAVLEYANREAAE, encoded by the coding sequence ATGGCCACTGCCGACAACCTGCGCATCAACCCGGAACGCCTCTGGGATACCCATATGGACATGGCCAGGGTCGGGCCCGGCATTGCCGGCGGCAACAACCGCCAGACCCTGACCGATGCGGACGCCGAGGGCCGCAACCTGTTCCGGCAATGGTGCGAGGCCGCCGGCCTGACCGTGACGGTGGACAAGATCGGCAACATGTTCGCCCGCCGCCCCGGCCGCAACGACGCCCTGCCGCCGGTGCTGATGGGCTCGCACCTGGACACGCAGCCGACCGGCGGGCGGTTCGACGGCGTGTTCGGCGTGCTGGCCGGGCTGGAGGTGATCCGCACCCTCAACGACCTGGGCATCGAGACCGAGGCGCCGCTGGAGGTGGTGAACTGGACCAACGAGGAAGGCGGCCGCTTCCCGCCGCCCATGGTCGGCAGCGCGGTCTTTGCCGGCCAGATGGGGCTGGAGCAGGCGCTCGACCTGCGCGACCTGGAGGGCGCGCGCTTCGGCGACGAACTGGTGCGCATCGGCTTCCAGGGCGAGACGCCGATGGGCGGACGCAAGATCGGCGCCTATTTCGAATGCCATATCGAACAGGGGCCGATCCTGGAGGCCGAGGACAAAAGCGTCGGCATCGTCACCGGCGTCCAGGCCATGCGCTGGTACGAGGTGACGGTGACGGGCCGCGAATCCCATGCCGGCACCACACCGCCGGCCAACCGCCGCGACGCCCTCACCACCGCGGCGCACATCGTGCTGGCGCTGGACGGGATCATGCAGAAGCGCGGCGTCGACGGCCGCTGCACCATCGGCGTAATGGAGGTGAAGCCGGGCTCGCCGAACGTGATCCCGGGCGAGGTGTTCTTCACCGTCGACATCCGCAACCCGACCGTGCCGGAACTGGATCGCATGGACCGGGAATTCCGCGACGCCGTGGCCGCGCTCACCAGGGACGGGGCGATGGCCGTAGACGTGACCGAGACCTGGTTCTCGCCGCCGGTGCATTTCGACGCCGGCTGCGTCGCCGCCGTTCGCCACGGCGCGGCCGCCGCGGGGCATGCGGCGCGCGAGATCATGAGCGGCGCCGGCCATGACGCGGTGCATGTTTCGAAGATCGCGCCGGCGGCGATGATTTTCGTGCCCTGCAAGGACGGCATCAGCCACAACGAGGCCGAATATTCCGCGCCGGAGCACCTGGCGGCCGGCTGCGACGTGCTGCTGCGCGCCGTGCTCGAATACGCCAACCGCGAAGCCGCAGAATAA
- a CDS encoding F0F1 ATP synthase subunit delta, giving the protein MATSTGPASGLAERYAGALYELADEAKTLDQVADDLRALKSLMAESEDFRRLVRSPVLKRDEQERALAAMAQSAGAQALTGNFLRLIARNRRLFALPEMIDSFLSILATRRGEVQAKVTAAHPLTDDQIARLETALREVAGAKVSLEAHVDQSLLGGLIVQLGSRMYDSSLRTKLQRLQTAMKGVQ; this is encoded by the coding sequence GTGGCAACCAGTACTGGACCGGCTTCCGGGCTTGCCGAGCGCTATGCGGGCGCTTTGTACGAGCTTGCCGACGAAGCCAAGACCTTGGACCAGGTCGCTGACGACCTGCGCGCCCTGAAAAGCCTGATGGCCGAAAGCGAAGACTTTCGCCGCCTTGTCCGCTCGCCCGTGCTGAAGCGCGACGAGCAGGAACGGGCGTTGGCCGCCATGGCCCAGAGCGCCGGCGCCCAGGCGCTGACCGGGAATTTCCTGCGCCTCATCGCCCGCAACCGCCGCCTGTTCGCGCTGCCGGAAATGATCGACAGCTTCCTGTCGATCCTGGCGACGCGCCGCGGCGAGGTGCAGGCCAAGGTGACCGCGGCCCACCCGCTGACCGACGATCAGATCGCCCGGCTCGAAACCGCATTGCGCGAGGTCGCCGGCGCCAAGGTCAGCCTGGAAGCCCATGTCGATCAATCCTTGCTGGGCGGACTCATCGTTCAGCTCGGCTCTCGTATGTATGATAGCTCGCTCCGCACCAAATTGCAGCGCCTGCAGACTGCCATGAAAGGGGTTCAGTGA
- a CDS encoding primosomal protein N' yields MAEHRTRPGSVASPDPVRTVRVGLPSNLPFAGPLTYAVPAGPALAPGDWVEVPLGKRVLVGVVWDDPPDGAAEEAVDPARLKPVARRLDAPRMRAPLRRVIDWVAAYTLAPHGAVLRMAVHLPAIQQGEAARVAYTAAPEPHPDGVRITAARARALAAVADEPLPATTLAEAADTSAAVIRAMADAGLLQRVTLAPESPPAPDTERPGPALSAEQRAAAGELVAAVRAHRFQVDVLDGVTGSGKTEVYFEAIAAALHAGGQVLVLLPEIALTAQWLDRFRQRFGAFPTAWHSEVSPPNRRRTWRWVADGAARIVVGARSALFLPFRDLRLIVVDEEHDQAFKQEDGVRYHARDIAVVRAQAEGVPICLASATPSLETVANIDRGRYRRLALPRRHGGAALPSVEICDLVDTPPPRGQWIAPPLADAVTRALADGEQALLFLNRRGYAPLTLCRTCGHRFACPSCSAWLVEHRYTGRLQCHHCGYQERIPGACPTCHATDSLAACGPGVERIAEEVAERWPEARVAVMSSDLLHGPAAVRDLIDAIGRHEVDLIVGTQLIAKGHHFPLLTVVGVVDADLGLAGGDLRAAERTFQLLTQVAGRAGRAERPGRVLLQTVEPEQPVLQALVAGDRDAFYAVEKRARQEAGMPPYGRLAALIVSATDLAAAMEFGQHLAATAPHGPDVRVLGPAPAPLALIRGRHRVRLLLHAGHGVNVPAVLRAWLAGVKPTGSVRLAVDVDPYAFL; encoded by the coding sequence ATGGCGGAGCATCGCACTAGGCCGGGATCGGTCGCATCGCCGGACCCGGTCCGGACGGTGCGGGTCGGCCTGCCCTCGAACCTGCCGTTCGCAGGCCCCTTAACCTATGCGGTGCCCGCAGGTCCAGCCCTTGCGCCCGGCGACTGGGTCGAGGTGCCGCTCGGCAAGCGCGTCCTGGTGGGCGTGGTCTGGGACGATCCGCCGGACGGCGCGGCCGAAGAGGCGGTCGATCCGGCCCGGCTGAAGCCGGTGGCGAGGCGGCTGGACGCACCGCGCATGCGGGCGCCGCTGCGCCGCGTCATCGACTGGGTCGCCGCCTATACGCTCGCCCCGCACGGTGCGGTGCTGCGCATGGCCGTGCACCTGCCGGCGATCCAGCAGGGCGAGGCCGCGCGGGTCGCCTACACGGCCGCGCCGGAGCCCCATCCCGACGGCGTGCGCATCACCGCCGCCCGCGCCCGCGCCCTGGCGGCGGTCGCCGACGAACCCCTCCCCGCCACCACGCTCGCCGAGGCTGCCGACACCAGCGCCGCCGTGATTCGCGCCATGGCCGATGCCGGCCTGCTGCAACGGGTGACGCTGGCGCCCGAGAGCCCGCCCGCCCCGGACACGGAGCGCCCCGGCCCGGCGCTCTCGGCCGAACAACGGGCCGCCGCCGGCGAACTCGTCGCCGCGGTGCGGGCGCATCGCTTTCAGGTGGACGTGCTGGACGGCGTCACCGGCTCCGGCAAGACGGAAGTCTATTTCGAGGCCATCGCCGCCGCGCTCCATGCTGGCGGCCAGGTGCTGGTGCTGCTGCCGGAGATCGCGCTGACCGCCCAATGGCTCGACCGCTTCCGCCAGCGTTTCGGCGCCTTTCCCACCGCCTGGCATTCGGAGGTGAGCCCGCCGAACCGCCGGCGCACCTGGCGCTGGGTGGCCGACGGCGCGGCCCGCATCGTCGTCGGCGCGCGCTCGGCCCTGTTCCTGCCCTTTCGCGACCTGCGCCTGATCGTGGTCGACGAGGAACACGACCAGGCATTCAAGCAGGAGGACGGCGTGCGCTACCACGCCCGGGACATCGCCGTGGTCCGGGCCCAGGCGGAAGGGGTGCCGATCTGCCTCGCCTCCGCGACGCCGTCGCTGGAGACCGTCGCCAATATCGACCGTGGCCGCTACCGCCGGCTGGCGCTGCCGCGGCGCCATGGCGGGGCGGCGCTGCCGTCGGTGGAGATCTGCGACCTGGTCGACACGCCGCCGCCCCGCGGCCAGTGGATCGCGCCGCCGCTGGCCGATGCCGTCACCCGGGCGCTGGCGGACGGCGAGCAGGCGCTGCTGTTCCTGAACCGCCGCGGCTATGCCCCGCTCACGCTCTGCCGCACCTGCGGCCACCGCTTCGCCTGCCCGTCGTGCAGCGCCTGGCTGGTGGAGCACCGCTATACCGGCCGGCTGCAATGCCACCATTGCGGGTACCAGGAGCGCATTCCCGGCGCCTGCCCCACCTGCCACGCCACCGACAGCCTGGCCGCCTGCGGCCCCGGCGTCGAACGCATTGCCGAGGAGGTGGCCGAGCGCTGGCCGGAGGCACGGGTGGCAGTCATGTCCTCCGACCTGCTGCACGGCCCGGCGGCGGTGCGCGACCTGATCGACGCCATCGGCCGGCACGAGGTCGACCTGATCGTCGGGACCCAGCTCATCGCCAAGGGCCACCATTTCCCCCTGCTGACCGTGGTCGGCGTGGTCGATGCGGACCTGGGTCTGGCCGGCGGCGACCTGCGCGCGGCCGAGCGCACCTTCCAGCTGCTGACCCAGGTGGCGGGGCGGGCCGGGCGCGCCGAGCGGCCGGGCCGCGTCCTGCTCCAGACGGTGGAGCCGGAACAGCCGGTGCTTCAGGCCCTGGTGGCCGGCGACCGCGACGCCTTCTACGCCGTGGAGAAACGCGCCCGGCAGGAGGCCGGCATGCCGCCCTATGGCCGGCTCGCCGCGCTGATCGTCTCCGCGACGGACCTCGCCGCCGCCATGGAATTCGGCCAGCATCTGGCCGCCACCGCCCCGCACGGGCCGGATGTCCGCGTGCTGGGCCCCGCCCCGGCGCCGCTGGCGCTGATCCGCGGCCGCCACCGGGTGCGCCTGCTGCTGCACGCGGGCCACGGCGTCAACGTTCCGGCCGTGTTGCGGGCCTGGCTCGCGGGGGTGAAACCCACCGGAAGCGTGCGCCTGGCCGTCGACGTCGACCCCTATGCCTTCCTCTAA
- a CDS encoding DUF484 family protein codes for MPRQSPKTSDKRRGPPAETLSADAVAAWLRQHPDFLADNPDLLLTLTPPDQRAGEAVVDFQRFMVERQQRELVKLKASSQELLAISRLNKATQQTVHRAVLALLAAPTFERAIATVVDEWAAYMDLDVVVLGIEHDGDSGLPALKAGLKTLAPGAVDSRLGRGNDVKTFAALDPVDPDLFGEAAPLAKSAAWLRLAIHDSAPPGLLALGSREEGRFHPRQNTELLRFLASALAATIRAWLDLPEPGPAIPL; via the coding sequence ATGCCCCGCCAGTCGCCGAAAACGTCTGACAAGCGCCGCGGTCCGCCGGCCGAAACCCTGTCGGCCGACGCGGTGGCGGCCTGGTTGCGCCAGCACCCGGATTTTCTGGCGGACAACCCGGACCTGCTGCTGACCCTGACCCCGCCGGACCAGCGCGCCGGCGAGGCGGTGGTGGATTTCCAGCGCTTCATGGTCGAGCGCCAGCAGCGCGAGCTGGTGAAGCTCAAGGCCAGCAGCCAGGAATTGCTGGCGATCAGCCGCCTCAACAAGGCGACGCAGCAGACCGTGCACCGGGCCGTTCTGGCCCTGCTGGCGGCCCCCACCTTCGAACGGGCGATTGCGACCGTGGTCGACGAATGGGCGGCCTATATGGATCTGGACGTGGTCGTGCTCGGCATCGAGCACGACGGCGATTCGGGCCTGCCGGCATTGAAGGCCGGCCTGAAGACGCTGGCACCCGGCGCCGTGGACAGCCGGCTCGGCCGCGGCAATGACGTCAAGACCTTCGCGGCGCTGGACCCGGTCGACCCGGATCTGTTCGGCGAGGCCGCGCCGCTCGCCAAATCCGCGGCCTGGCTGCGCCTCGCCATCCACGACAGCGCCCCGCCCGGCCTGCTGGCGCTCGGCTCGCGCGAGGAGGGGCGGTTTCACCCGCGGCAGAACACCGAATTGCTGCGCTTCCTGGCCTCGGCCCTTGCCGCTACGATCCGCGCATGGCTCGATCTTCCCGAACCCGGCCCGGCGATTCCGCTCTGA
- a CDS encoding F0F1 ATP synthase subunit alpha gives MEIRASEISEILKNEIANFGAEADVAEVGQVLSVGDGVARVYGLDNVQAGEMVEFEDGTRGMALNLETDNVGVVIFGDDRSIGEGATVKRTGTIVDTGVGKGFLGRVLDGLGNPIDGKGPVDAAERREVEVKAPGIIPRKSVHEPMQTGLKALDALVPIGRGQRELIIGDRQTGKTAVAIDTIINQKTINAGSDESKKLYCIYVAIGQKRSSVANVVKTLEENGAMDYTIVVAATASDPAPMQFLAPYTACTMGEYFRDNGMHAVIIYDDLSKQATAYRQMSLLLRRPPGREAFPGDVFYLHSRLLERAAKMNDDLGAGSLTALPVIETQANDVSAFIPTNVISITDGQIFLETNLFYKGVRPAINVGLSVSRVGSAAQTKAMKKVAGSIKLELAQFREMEAFAQFASDLDASTQRLLARGARLTEILKQGQFKPLSVGEQVASIFAGVRGYLDSVPVGSVVRYEEQMLSALRERGKDIVDAINASGELNDATEAKLREFLDTFTKSFA, from the coding sequence ATGGAAATCCGCGCCTCCGAAATCTCGGAAATCCTCAAAAACGAGATCGCCAATTTCGGCGCCGAGGCCGATGTGGCCGAGGTCGGCCAGGTGCTGTCCGTCGGTGACGGCGTGGCGCGCGTCTACGGCCTCGACAACGTCCAGGCGGGCGAAATGGTCGAGTTCGAGGACGGCACCCGCGGCATGGCGCTGAACCTGGAAACCGACAATGTCGGCGTCGTGATCTTCGGCGACGACCGCTCGATCGGCGAAGGCGCCACCGTGAAGCGGACCGGCACCATCGTCGACACCGGCGTCGGCAAGGGCTTTCTCGGCCGCGTGCTGGACGGTCTCGGCAATCCGATCGACGGCAAGGGCCCGGTGGACGCCGCCGAGCGCCGCGAAGTCGAGGTGAAGGCGCCGGGCATCATCCCGCGCAAGTCGGTGCACGAGCCGATGCAGACCGGCCTGAAGGCGCTCGACGCCCTGGTGCCGATCGGCCGCGGCCAGCGCGAACTGATCATCGGCGACCGCCAGACCGGCAAGACCGCGGTGGCGATCGACACGATCATCAACCAGAAGACCATCAACGCCGGCAGCGACGAGAGCAAGAAGCTCTACTGCATCTATGTCGCCATCGGCCAGAAGCGCTCCTCGGTCGCCAACGTCGTGAAGACGCTGGAGGAAAACGGCGCGATGGATTACACCATCGTCGTCGCCGCCACCGCGTCCGACCCGGCGCCGATGCAGTTCCTGGCGCCCTACACCGCCTGCACCATGGGCGAGTATTTCCGCGACAACGGCATGCACGCGGTCATCATCTATGATGACCTGTCGAAGCAGGCCACCGCCTATCGCCAGATGTCGCTGCTGCTGCGCCGCCCGCCGGGCCGCGAAGCCTTCCCGGGCGACGTGTTCTACCTGCACTCCCGTCTGCTGGAGCGCGCGGCGAAGATGAACGACGATCTGGGCGCCGGTTCGCTGACCGCCCTGCCGGTCATCGAAACCCAGGCGAACGACGTGTCGGCGTTCATTCCGACCAACGTGATTTCGATCACCGACGGTCAGATCTTCCTGGAAACCAACCTGTTCTACAAGGGCGTCCGCCCGGCGATCAACGTCGGCCTGTCGGTGAGCCGCGTCGGCTCCGCCGCCCAGACCAAGGCGATGAAGAAGGTCGCCGGCTCCATTAAGCTGGAACTGGCGCAGTTCCGCGAGATGGAAGCCTTCGCCCAGTTCGCCTCGGACCTGGATGCCTCGACCCAGCGCCTGCTGGCCCGCGGCGCCCGCCTGACCGAGATCCTGAAGCAGGGCCAGTTCAAGCCGCTGTCGGTGGGCGAGCAGGTCGCCTCGATCTTCGCCGGTGTGCGCGGTTATCTGGACAGCGTGCCGGTCGGCAGTGTCGTCCGCTACGAGGAGCAGATGCTGTCGGCCCTGCGCGAGCGCGGCAAGGACATCGTCGACGCGATCAACGCCAGCGGCGAGTTGAACGACGCCACCGAGGCGAAGCTGCGCGAGTTCCTCGACACCTTCACCAAGAGCTTTGCCTAA
- the fsa gene encoding fructose-6-phosphate aldolase codes for MKFFVDTADLADIRDLAATGLLDGVTTNPSLVAKTGRKFTDVIAEICDVVEGPVSAEVAATDHETMLAEGRKLARIAPNVAVKVPLTVDGLKTCKALSSEGTQVNVTLCFSPAQAILAAKAGATFVSPFVGRLDDIGQDGMGLIADIVQIYRQYDAITTEVLVASIRHPMHLVEAAKMGAHVATLPPNVIRQLYNHPLTDKGLAAFLKDWAATGQSILDQ; via the coding sequence ATGAAGTTCTTTGTCGATACCGCCGACCTGGCCGATATCCGCGACCTGGCGGCGACGGGCCTGCTGGACGGCGTGACCACCAACCCCTCGCTGGTGGCCAAGACCGGCCGCAAGTTCACCGACGTCATCGCCGAGATTTGCGACGTGGTCGAGGGGCCGGTGTCGGCGGAGGTGGCCGCGACCGACCACGAGACCATGCTGGCCGAAGGCCGCAAGCTTGCGCGGATCGCGCCCAACGTGGCGGTGAAAGTGCCGCTGACGGTGGACGGGCTCAAGACCTGCAAGGCGCTTTCCAGCGAGGGCACGCAGGTCAATGTGACGCTCTGCTTCTCGCCGGCCCAGGCGATTCTGGCGGCCAAGGCGGGCGCGACCTTCGTTTCGCCCTTTGTTGGCCGGCTGGACGATATCGGCCAGGACGGCATGGGCCTGATCGCCGACATCGTGCAGATCTACCGCCAGTACGACGCGATCACGACCGAGGTGCTGGTGGCTTCGATCCGCCACCCGATGCATCTGGTCGAGGCGGCGAAGATGGGCGCCCATGTGGCGACCCTGCCGCCGAACGTGATCCGCCAGCTCTACAACCACCCGCTGACCGACAAGGGGCTGGCCGCCTTCCTGAAGGATTGGGCCGCCACCGGCCAGTCGATCCTGGACCAGTAG
- a CDS encoding phosphoenolpyruvate carboxykinase, with translation MERNAALSARGINNTGSVHWNLPVEVLYEAAIRRGEAQLATGGALLATTGEHTGRSPRDKFIVRDELTDSTVDWGPVNQEMAPDTFERLYRRVMAYLQGRELFVRDAYAGADPDYRLRVRVVNEYAWHNLFCRNMFIRPPVAELASFEPDFTVIQAPGFQADPEIDGTRSGTVIAMSFSHRVVLIAGTSYAGEAKKSVFSYLNHVLPSQSIMPMHCSANIGEDGNAAVFFGLSGTGKTTLSADASRTLIGDDEHGWSGNGVFNFEGGCYAKVINLSAEAEPEIYAASHRYGTVLENVMMDPATRLLDLTSTALTENTRSSYPLEFIPNASETGMGPQPTNIVMLTADAFGVLPPISKMTVEQAMYHFLSGYTARVAGTEKGVNEPQATFSTCFGAPFMTRHPSVYAKLLGEKIAGTNVNCWLVNTGWSGGGYGIGQRMKIAHTRAMVRAALDGRLATAATQADPVFGLHVPQTCPDVPDEVLNPRNTWSDKAAYDSTARDLASRFAENFAQYEGHVGREVLAAAIRPAA, from the coding sequence GTGGAACGCAACGCCGCCCTAAGCGCCCGAGGCATTAACAATACCGGTTCCGTGCACTGGAACCTGCCGGTCGAAGTCCTGTACGAGGCCGCGATCCGCCGCGGCGAAGCGCAGTTGGCCACCGGCGGCGCCCTGCTGGCCACGACCGGCGAGCACACCGGCCGATCCCCGCGCGACAAGTTTATTGTCCGCGATGAACTGACCGATTCGACCGTGGATTGGGGTCCGGTCAACCAGGAAATGGCGCCCGACACGTTCGAGCGGCTCTATCGTCGCGTCATGGCCTATCTGCAGGGCCGTGAGTTGTTCGTGCGCGACGCCTATGCCGGCGCCGACCCCGACTATCGCCTGCGGGTGCGGGTGGTGAACGAGTACGCCTGGCACAATCTGTTCTGCCGCAACATGTTCATCCGGCCGCCGGTCGCCGAACTCGCCAGCTTCGAGCCCGACTTCACCGTGATCCAGGCGCCGGGCTTCCAGGCCGACCCGGAAATCGACGGCACCCGCTCCGGCACGGTCATCGCCATGAGCTTCAGCCACCGCGTGGTGCTGATCGCCGGCACGTCCTATGCGGGCGAGGCGAAGAAGTCGGTGTTCAGCTATCTGAACCACGTCCTGCCGAGCCAGAGCATCATGCCGATGCACTGTTCCGCCAATATCGGCGAAGACGGCAATGCGGCGGTGTTTTTCGGCCTGTCCGGCACCGGCAAGACCACGCTGTCCGCCGACGCCTCGCGCACGCTGATCGGCGATGACGAGCACGGCTGGTCCGGCAACGGCGTCTTCAACTTCGAGGGCGGCTGCTACGCCAAGGTCATCAACCTGTCGGCGGAGGCCGAGCCGGAAATCTACGCGGCCTCGCACCGCTATGGCACCGTGCTCGAAAACGTGATGATGGACCCGGCGACCCGGCTGCTGGACCTGACCAGCACGGCGCTAACCGAGAACACGCGCTCGTCCTATCCGCTGGAATTCATCCCCAATGCCAGCGAGACCGGCATGGGGCCGCAGCCCACCAATATCGTCATGCTGACCGCGGATGCGTTCGGCGTGCTGCCGCCGATCTCGAAAATGACGGTCGAGCAGGCGATGTACCACTTCCTGTCCGGCTACACCGCCCGGGTGGCGGGAACGGAAAAGGGCGTGAACGAGCCGCAGGCCACCTTCTCCACCTGTTTCGGCGCGCCGTTCATGACCCGGCATCCGTCGGTCTATGCCAAGCTGCTGGGCGAGAAGATCGCCGGCACCAACGTCAATTGCTGGCTGGTCAACACCGGCTGGAGCGGCGGCGGCTATGGCATCGGCCAGCGCATGAAGATCGCCCACACCCGTGCCATGGTGCGCGCGGCGCTGGACGGCCGGCTGGCCACCGCGGCCACCCAGGCGGATCCGGTGTTCGGCCTGCACGTGCCGCAGACCTGCCCGGACGTGCCGGACGAGGTGCTGAACCCGCGCAACACCTGGTCGGACAAGGCGGCCTACGATTCCACCGCCCGCGACTTGGCCTCGCGCTTTGCCGAGAATTTCGCCCAGTACGAAGGCCATGTCGGCCGCGAGGTTCTGGCCGCCGCCATCCGCCCGGCCGCCTGA